One part of the Salinivirga cyanobacteriivorans genome encodes these proteins:
- a CDS encoding PKD domain-containing protein produces the protein MKTLLLIISGLLFWNTLSAQDITDAAYNTETGELTINGSSFNSGGSENVFPTKITIVGYNSTSYTLTNATPVGDAGPSSVILNIAGIDRAYMNAILDQNGTTASSSDAYELIVDTLWNQGGSDYQDGIAITVSNFAAPHITTAEYYYNSGKFVFTCTNLASDLTSNNDINVSHFSIKGFNNNTYTLGTSTSDLEVTNSTSFTIYLEGDDKSGVDDVLDLEGTASSDGKTYNINATENWNDASTATDLDNTTPVTVYNVPLLSDATASETYICPGENITLNANPSGATGAYSYAWSSIPSGTYINNESISVSPTETTAYYVTVTDGTKTHTSNVVVSVNPLPELSSNRTPDPICSGTEFNYTPSSNQNVISFAWNRDDITGINEGASGSTGSISETLTNSTNSPVAVKYYYTLTSNAGCVNTDSISFDVNPNGQVNDNTDQTVCNGNSTSIISFSTNNSGGTTTYEWSNNNNSIGLASSGVSDIESFTAINNGTDPVTATIEVTPTFENGGVGCPAPAPKSFNINLNPSAQVDDITDKIVCHQEIVPEIAFSTSNTGGTTTYSWTSSTDVGFGTGDNGNIAEFNANNTNNSPRTATVTVYPEYTSNGVTCNSTTNTFNVTVNPNGQVNALTDQTLCDGEATSYINFSTNNTGGSTSYEWTNNTPAISLSPSGTDDINSFIIDIGNSTMESAKIKVTPKFTYNSKECAGEPDSLYINVNPSPDVSFIMPQSTYSNSAPADTINGATPYGGIFSGPGIIASDSTFHPSSAGDGIHTISYTYTNANGCSNTATNTVNVVPPGGSILNLESYYCDYADGDTIIGRPDVGGITTCIECGFQSETWLAPLNDTTAIIYPSVAPEGSLAIYFTYEQGGALFDVIRTTEIHKVNGIASFNGLKDSYCIDADTTQLSGYPTGGNFYGNGITNVNIFDPGIAGTGNDTVMYVYTLASTTCKDTATQITTVNDLPNPHFDAAPQYCENGSPVTLSGTPAGGAFTGPNLSGTNPVAFTPTSSIVGSNTINYSYTDVNGCSNTYSHTFDVTSVANIGIESIEPDYCINGDTVELRGEVAGSFTGNGDFTGNGISDDVADDGLANFIPADAGIGGPYNITFTYTDLNGCTSNHTETLLVRALPTVSINNLENLYCIGSPAEVITGVPQSSSGSFAYAGDPNDLNNYGDGTANFIPNHINDTGYITYTYTDDYGCTNSHSQNVTVAPLPTVYFESDSVFCPNGSPVELIGEPAGGMFSGPNITGTDTATFTPSTNLIGNNIITYTYTDANSCTNAFARDIQINALPLLSIESIAPSYCVNDDSVLVRGEVNGSVSGEGYFFGNGIYDADSLDGAAYFYPDSAGIGGPYQITYTYTDTNNCVAYLDPPANVQVRSLPTVSLSGLSDIYCEGSPASLITGIPNDNPGEFAYQGPALNLIDNGNGTADIRPDSATQAGIVSYAYTDNFGCQNTAFDTIKVSALPEVGFTTSSYCVTDTIFFYDTTLSEEGILSWSWVFDDIASGSNTSTEQNPNHYYETGGNKEIMLEVTTIDGCNNSLTKSIDLNSGPSIDFTWDNECAGTSSTQFINLSDDTTQVLWEFGDGSTSTEVNPNHNYSEINTYDVTLHVNSAFGCQDSLIKTLNIRPYVSNYPYLQDFESQQGGWNIDVNMQTSSWEFGAPEGVIINSAFSGTNSWCTNLKGSYYNNELSSITSPCFDFSNMDKPMIKMNIWSATQENMDGAVMQAKIVGKTDWFNIGGLNEVINWYNGVGLPGNPGGGYNVGSYGWTGIDTAWKEVRHKLDELAGKENVRFRISFGSDNSGNTDGFAFDDIWLGERSRQVIVESFTNTGSAGSASVNPEFNTLMAEKATDAIDIQYHTSFPGFDELNDQNPSDPSARSTYYGITDVPWAVVNGNIMHTSTTQVINNHQTLDEQALLDPLFKIELETIKTENQIEVNADIKSMQELTNYELTAQVLIIENEITEVTGENGETEFLSVLRKMLPNAGGTNLPQNWDAGQTEQISFSWQLENVYNPEKINAVVFIQDETTQEIYQGATDDSASSQNGIAHNLVSMKEEHGFIVYPNPASAEIMILLKNRLQSTGTINIYNTTGKLIGQKSVDPGVYKFPMNVNHMKPGLYLIRLIENQKIIDTRRFIKLE, from the coding sequence ATGAAAACATTACTACTCATAATCAGCGGTTTACTTTTTTGGAATACCCTTTCGGCCCAAGATATAACAGATGCAGCATACAACACTGAGACTGGCGAGCTTACCATAAACGGCTCGAGCTTTAATAGCGGGGGAAGCGAAAATGTATTTCCAACTAAAATAACCATTGTAGGGTACAACAGCACCTCCTACACATTAACCAATGCAACGCCGGTAGGTGATGCAGGACCAAGTTCTGTAATCCTCAATATAGCAGGCATCGACAGAGCTTACATGAATGCTATACTTGACCAGAACGGCACTACAGCATCTTCTTCTGATGCTTATGAGCTTATTGTAGACACCCTGTGGAACCAGGGTGGATCTGATTACCAGGACGGTATAGCAATTACTGTGTCAAATTTTGCAGCCCCACACATAACAACTGCAGAATATTACTATAACTCAGGAAAGTTTGTATTTACATGCACCAACTTGGCATCTGACCTAACTTCTAATAATGACATTAATGTAAGCCATTTTAGCATTAAGGGTTTTAACAATAACACCTACACGCTTGGCACATCAACATCTGACCTGGAAGTTACCAACTCTACAAGTTTCACAATATATTTAGAGGGCGATGATAAATCCGGCGTAGATGATGTGCTTGACCTCGAAGGCACTGCATCCTCCGATGGTAAAACATACAATATCAACGCAACAGAAAACTGGAATGATGCATCTACCGCAACTGATTTAGACAATACAACACCTGTTACTGTATATAATGTGCCGCTACTCTCAGATGCCACAGCATCAGAAACCTATATTTGCCCGGGTGAAAACATTACCCTGAATGCTAATCCTTCAGGTGCCACCGGAGCATATTCCTATGCCTGGTCATCTATTCCTTCAGGTACTTATATAAACAACGAGAGCATAAGCGTTTCGCCTACCGAAACCACGGCCTACTACGTAACAGTAACTGATGGAACAAAAACCCATACATCAAATGTTGTGGTATCAGTAAATCCACTTCCCGAACTATCCAGCAACAGAACACCCGACCCGATATGTTCCGGTACAGAGTTTAATTACACGCCTTCAAGTAACCAAAACGTAATTTCTTTTGCATGGAACCGGGATGACATTACAGGTATTAATGAAGGTGCTTCTGGCAGTACTGGCTCAATATCTGAGACACTGACCAATTCAACCAACAGTCCGGTTGCTGTGAAATATTATTATACATTAACTTCCAATGCTGGTTGTGTAAATACCGATTCCATCAGCTTTGATGTAAATCCCAACGGGCAGGTCAATGATAATACAGACCAAACCGTATGCAATGGTAACAGTACAAGTATCATTAGTTTTTCAACCAATAACAGTGGTGGCACAACTACTTACGAATGGAGCAACAATAACAATTCAATCGGTCTTGCATCATCAGGTGTAAGCGATATTGAATCATTTACAGCAATAAACAATGGAACAGACCCCGTAACAGCTACAATTGAAGTTACCCCAACTTTTGAAAACGGGGGTGTTGGTTGCCCAGCTCCAGCGCCCAAAAGCTTTAACATAAACCTAAATCCATCTGCACAAGTTGATGATATAACCGACAAAATAGTTTGCCACCAGGAAATTGTTCCCGAAATTGCATTCAGCACTTCAAATACCGGAGGAACAACCACATATAGTTGGACAAGCTCCACTGATGTGGGATTTGGCACTGGTGACAACGGAAATATTGCCGAATTTAATGCCAATAACACAAATAATTCCCCGCGTACAGCCACTGTTACGGTATACCCGGAATATACAAGCAACGGTGTAACATGTAATAGTACCACTAATACCTTCAATGTTACAGTAAATCCCAATGGTCAGGTAAATGCACTAACAGACCAAACGCTCTGTGACGGAGAAGCCACAAGCTACATCAATTTTAGTACAAACAATACCGGAGGTAGTACAAGCTACGAATGGACAAATAACACCCCCGCCATTAGCCTCAGTCCTTCAGGCACTGATGACATTAATAGTTTTATTATAGATATTGGCAATTCAACAATGGAAAGCGCCAAAATAAAAGTAACCCCAAAATTTACTTACAACAGTAAAGAATGTGCCGGAGAACCGGATTCACTATACATTAATGTTAATCCCTCTCCAGATGTCTCTTTCATAATGCCTCAATCAACATACAGCAATAGTGCTCCTGCAGATACCATCAATGGAGCAACTCCCTACGGGGGAATTTTCTCAGGCCCCGGAATAATTGCAAGCGACAGCACATTTCATCCATCAAGTGCCGGAGACGGAATTCATACGATAAGTTATACCTACACCAATGCCAATGGTTGTAGCAATACAGCGACCAATACTGTAAATGTTGTGCCTCCCGGAGGATCAATACTAAACCTGGAATCATATTATTGCGATTATGCTGATGGCGATACAATTATTGGCCGGCCTGATGTGGGAGGCATTACCACGTGCATTGAATGTGGATTTCAATCAGAAACATGGCTGGCTCCGCTCAATGACACCACAGCCATTATTTATCCTTCCGTTGCCCCGGAAGGATCGCTTGCCATCTATTTTACTTACGAACAAGGCGGAGCCCTTTTCGATGTGATAAGAACTACGGAAATTCACAAAGTAAATGGTATTGCAAGCTTTAATGGCCTCAAAGACAGTTATTGTATTGATGCTGATACCACTCAGCTCAGTGGGTATCCAACCGGAGGTAATTTCTATGGAAATGGCATAACCAACGTCAATATTTTTGATCCCGGTATAGCCGGAACAGGAAATGATACTGTAATGTACGTTTACACGCTTGCCTCTACAACCTGTAAAGATACGGCAACCCAAATTACCACAGTGAACGATTTGCCTAACCCACATTTCGATGCCGCTCCGCAGTATTGCGAAAACGGTTCACCAGTAACACTTTCCGGCACACCTGCAGGCGGAGCATTTACAGGACCCAACCTGTCAGGAACCAACCCGGTTGCCTTTACACCTACTTCTTCTATTGTGGGCTCGAACACCATAAATTACAGCTATACTGACGTTAACGGCTGCAGTAATACTTATTCGCATACTTTTGATGTGACAAGTGTAGCAAACATTGGCATTGAATCTATTGAGCCAGATTATTGTATTAATGGAGATACTGTAGAATTAAGAGGAGAAGTGGCCGGTAGTTTTACAGGAAACGGTGATTTCACAGGTAATGGGATATCCGATGATGTAGCTGATGACGGATTAGCCAACTTCATTCCCGCAGATGCAGGAATTGGCGGACCATACAACATAACCTTCACCTATACAGATTTAAACGGATGTACATCAAACCACACTGAGACATTGCTGGTTAGGGCCTTACCTACTGTATCCATTAATAACCTGGAAAACCTATACTGTATAGGATCACCGGCCGAGGTTATAACGGGAGTACCGCAAAGCAGCAGTGGTTCTTTTGCATACGCTGGAGACCCTAATGACCTGAATAATTATGGTGACGGAACAGCCAATTTCATACCTAATCACATTAACGACACAGGATATATTACCTACACCTATACGGATGACTATGGTTGCACCAACAGTCATAGCCAAAATGTTACTGTTGCACCCCTGCCAACTGTATATTTTGAATCTGATTCTGTATTTTGTCCCAATGGAAGCCCGGTGGAGCTCATTGGAGAACCTGCAGGGGGTATGTTTTCCGGACCTAATATTACCGGAACAGATACGGCAACCTTTACACCATCGACAAATCTAATTGGAAACAATATTATCACCTACACCTACACAGATGCGAATAGCTGTACCAATGCATTTGCAAGAGACATACAAATCAATGCTTTACCCTTACTAAGTATTGAAAGTATTGCACCCAGCTACTGCGTAAACGACGATTCAGTGCTCGTCAGAGGAGAAGTAAATGGTTCTGTTTCAGGCGAAGGGTATTTCTTTGGAAACGGAATATATGATGCCGACTCTCTTGACGGAGCAGCCTATTTCTACCCTGACTCTGCAGGCATTGGAGGGCCGTACCAAATCACATATACCTATACCGACACAAACAACTGCGTAGCTTACCTCGACCCACCAGCTAATGTACAGGTACGCTCACTGCCCACAGTAAGCCTCAGCGGGTTAAGCGATATTTATTGCGAAGGCAGCCCGGCCTCATTAATTACCGGAATACCCAACGATAACCCCGGGGAATTTGCTTACCAGGGGCCTGCGCTGAACCTCATCGACAATGGCAACGGAACAGCAGACATCAGACCCGACTCAGCCACGCAGGCAGGTATCGTATCTTATGCTTATACAGACAACTTTGGCTGCCAAAATACCGCTTTCGATACAATTAAAGTATCGGCGCTTCCGGAGGTCGGTTTTACAACTTCCTCCTATTGCGTAACCGACACCATATTCTTTTACGACACTACCCTATCTGAAGAAGGAATTCTCTCATGGTCGTGGGTCTTTGACGATATAGCCTCAGGCAGCAATACATCTACCGAACAAAACCCCAATCACTATTACGAAACAGGTGGCAACAAAGAAATTATGCTTGAAGTAACCACCATCGATGGGTGTAACAATTCACTTACAAAATCAATTGATTTGAATTCAGGCCCAAGCATAGATTTTACCTGGGACAATGAATGTGCAGGAACCAGCTCAACCCAATTCATAAACCTATCGGATGACACAACCCAGGTTTTATGGGAGTTTGGCGATGGAAGTACTTCCACAGAAGTTAATCCAAACCATAATTACAGTGAAATAAACACCTATGATGTCACCTTACATGTGAATAGCGCCTTCGGCTGCCAGGATTCACTTATAAAAACACTGAATATTAGACCTTATGTAAGCAATTATCCATACCTGCAGGATTTTGAGTCGCAACAGGGCGGTTGGAACATCGATGTAAATATGCAAACAAGTAGCTGGGAGTTTGGGGCTCCAGAGGGCGTGATAATTAACTCGGCCTTTTCAGGAACAAATAGTTGGTGTACAAACCTTAAAGGAAGTTACTACAACAATGAACTCTCTTCAATTACAAGCCCATGCTTTGATTTCAGCAACATGGATAAACCAATGATAAAGATGAACATTTGGAGCGCTACACAAGAAAATATGGATGGAGCTGTTATGCAGGCTAAAATTGTGGGTAAAACCGATTGGTTTAACATCGGAGGGCTTAATGAGGTAATTAACTGGTACAATGGTGTTGGTCTTCCGGGTAACCCCGGCGGTGGTTATAATGTGGGTAGCTACGGTTGGACAGGCATAGATACCGCATGGAAAGAAGTCCGCCACAAACTGGATGAATTAGCCGGTAAAGAAAATGTTAGATTCAGGATTTCATTCGGATCTGATAATAGCGGAAATACAGATGGCTTTGCTTTTGATGACATTTGGCTTGGCGAACGGTCCAGGCAGGTAATTGTGGAATCTTTTACCAATACAGGCTCTGCAGGAAGTGCCAGTGTTAACCCGGAATTCAACACTTTAATGGCTGAAAAAGCAACTGACGCCATTGATATTCAATACCACACCAGTTTTCCGGGTTTTGATGAGTTAAATGATCAAAACCCATCTGACCCCAGTGCGCGATCAACGTATTACGGTATAACAGATGTGCCCTGGGCTGTAGTAAATGGAAATATAATGCATACTTCAACTACACAAGTTATTAATAACCATCAAACGCTCGATGAGCAAGCCCTGCTTGACCCACTTTTCAAAATAGAGCTGGAAACAATTAAAACTGAAAATCAAATTGAAGTAAATGCTGACATAAAATCAATGCAGGAGCTTACTAATTATGAATTAACGGCACAAGTATTAATCATTGAAAATGAGATAACTGAAGTTACCGGAGAAAACGGGGAAACAGAATTTCTCAGTGTATTAAGAAAAATGTTACCTAATGCAGGTGGTACAAACCTCCCCCAAAACTGGGATGCAGGCCAGACAGAACAAATAAGTTTCTCCTGGCAACTCGAAAATGTATATAACCCTGAAAAAATAAATGCCGTGGTATTCATACAGGATGAAACAACACAGGAGATATACCAGGGAGCTACGGATGATTCTGCATCGAGCCAGAATGGTATTGCTCATAATTTAGTTTCCATGAAAGAAGAACATGGTTTTATTGTTTATCCAAATCCTGCAAGTGCAGAAATAATGATTCTTCTGAAGAATCGACTACAATCGACCGGCACAATAAACATTTACAATACTACAGGTAAACTCATCGGTCAAAAATCAGTGGACCCGGGGGTGTATAAGTTCCCAATGAATGTGAACCACATGAAGCCAGGGTTATATTTGATCCGGTTAATTGAAAACCAAAAAATAATTGATACAAGGCGGTTTATTAAACTAGAGTAG
- a CDS encoding porin family protein — MAAQNKNTSTISRFYMPVVMLMLIFITLSVDVFGQQQCTQKLKAAEQAYDEGRIENIPEMLAGCIDRGFTREEKIRAYKLVINAHLFNQDLNQASQKMLEFLRFNPEYVPNKNNEPAEFLSLYKKFETLPYLSLGVYGGINFSNIAVIKPYTISSTSKTTYEHHAPGFQFGLKFSKPVYKNIELNAEPGFLRHTFRYTEESLDFSKLTITENQDQIFLPISGSFVYPIKQWHPFISLGLSAEYLINATATPERTYAQNTQQPVSGTDIELTDMRQKFNISLFAEIGLKYKIPRGYFFLSGRYYHGLMNQVNEDKRYSNAELNYIYYYIDDDRRLNNYAISVGYMYMLYKPKRKK, encoded by the coding sequence ATGGCAGCACAAAATAAAAATACCAGTACAATATCAAGGTTTTACATGCCTGTTGTAATGTTGATGCTCATCTTTATAACCCTTTCAGTTGATGTGTTTGGGCAGCAGCAGTGCACCCAAAAGCTTAAAGCAGCAGAACAAGCATATGACGAAGGCAGAATAGAAAATATACCTGAAATGCTGGCTGGTTGTATTGACAGAGGCTTCACAAGAGAAGAAAAAATACGGGCCTACAAACTCGTTATCAATGCGCATTTGTTTAACCAGGACCTGAACCAGGCATCTCAAAAAATGCTCGAGTTCCTTAGGTTTAATCCGGAATATGTGCCCAATAAAAACAACGAACCAGCTGAATTTTTAAGCCTTTATAAAAAATTCGAAACCCTCCCCTATTTATCGCTTGGCGTTTATGGAGGTATCAATTTCTCCAATATCGCGGTTATAAAACCTTATACAATCAGCAGCACAAGCAAAACCACATACGAACATCATGCGCCCGGCTTCCAATTTGGTTTAAAATTTAGCAAACCTGTATATAAAAACATTGAACTAAATGCAGAACCCGGGTTTTTAAGGCACACCTTCCGGTATACAGAGGAATCACTTGACTTCAGTAAATTAACCATTACTGAAAACCAGGATCAAATTTTTCTTCCCATTTCAGGATCATTCGTTTATCCAATAAAACAATGGCACCCATTTATCAGTTTGGGACTCTCTGCAGAGTACCTGATTAATGCAACAGCAACACCGGAAAGAACCTACGCGCAAAACACACAGCAACCTGTTTCAGGAACTGATATCGAATTAACCGACATGCGGCAAAAATTCAATATTTCATTATTTGCCGAAATTGGTCTGAAATACAAAATACCCCGGGGATATTTCTTCCTTTCGGGCCGCTACTACCACGGTTTAATGAATCAGGTCAATGAAGATAAAAGATACAGCAATGCAGAACTGAATTACATTTACTACTACATTGATGACGACCGTAGGCTGAACAACTATGCCATTAGTGTAGGCTATATGTATATGCTTTATAAACCAAAAAGAAAAAAATGA
- a CDS encoding SpoIIE family protein phosphatase produces MDNKTNKKRRRYTTIFKQLILNVIFPVVVALVALASLNYYQTQTILHDANQTKNYIISNEIKHIMELQDVGLEAIEEQKNQNLKKYSYKLVEEYFANTKNIEEANLKTIREELGMDPNYYDIYVINKQGIVVNTTFDKDLNLNFFDFGREHKQYLLKIFEEGKFVSERFAIEASTKRLKKFTYHPTLDNKYIIELGSYSTKADKLIKRIQSILETIAEKEANIISVDLFISEEAPFSLTNNTITPRDSMMLSKTFASKDTNTIKVPTDTAALYYEYIYMERENTDLYKKSVIRIVSDRSRDKQILSNELIKSISISLVTILLVIIIIYYKTKVITSPIKRLVANVNRIAKGDLTDRALIEGSNEIATLSKHFNRMIERIEEYYNVLEQKVADRTKEIEQQKEEITAQRDSLADKNQRIEVAYKKIEEQNLHITDSIKYAEQIQKALLPPEKVLLDSFPDSFVLFKPKDIVSGDFYWTRRIEDKRIFVAADCTGHGVPGAFMSLLGISSLNEIVTADSSDDAAKILDRLRKYIKKSLRQTGKEKEQKDGIDLSLCIYAPEKKKLLCAGANNSIVLIRDNEIELIKADRMPIGIYRKEHPFTNHEIDVKDGDIIYMFSDGYQDQFGGPEGRKFLAKNFRKLLLKVHGLPLEQQRKEIDITIKNWMKDEEQVDDILVVGLKL; encoded by the coding sequence ATGGACAATAAAACTAACAAAAAAAGAAGACGTTACACGACAATATTTAAGCAGCTGATATTGAATGTAATATTTCCGGTTGTTGTTGCTTTGGTTGCGCTAGCCAGCCTAAACTACTACCAGACTCAAACAATTCTTCACGATGCAAACCAAACAAAAAACTACATCATTTCCAATGAGATAAAGCACATCATGGAACTTCAGGATGTGGGTTTGGAAGCCATTGAGGAACAAAAGAATCAAAATCTGAAAAAATACAGTTATAAACTGGTGGAAGAATACTTTGCCAACACTAAAAATATAGAAGAGGCAAACTTAAAAACCATTCGCGAGGAACTTGGAATGGACCCAAACTATTACGACATTTATGTCATAAACAAGCAGGGTATCGTAGTTAATACAACTTTCGATAAAGACCTCAACCTCAACTTCTTCGATTTTGGCAGAGAGCATAAACAGTACCTTTTAAAAATATTTGAAGAGGGAAAATTTGTAAGTGAACGATTTGCAATTGAGGCCTCCACAAAACGATTAAAGAAATTTACCTACCATCCAACCCTCGATAATAAATATATTATAGAATTAGGATCCTATTCAACAAAAGCTGACAAACTAATCAAACGTATTCAAAGTATTTTGGAGACAATTGCCGAAAAAGAAGCGAATATCATTTCGGTTGATCTCTTTATAAGTGAAGAAGCACCCTTTTCATTAACCAATAATACAATCACTCCGCGGGATTCCATGATGCTGAGTAAAACATTCGCATCAAAAGATACCAACACCATTAAAGTGCCAACCGACACTGCGGCCCTGTATTACGAATACATATACATGGAAAGGGAAAACACCGACCTGTATAAAAAATCAGTTATAAGGATTGTATCGGATCGGAGTCGCGACAAACAAATATTATCGAATGAGCTTATTAAATCCATAAGCATCTCATTGGTCACCATATTGCTTGTTATCATCATCATTTACTACAAAACCAAGGTAATAACCAGTCCAATTAAACGCCTTGTAGCAAATGTTAATCGCATTGCCAAAGGCGACCTCACCGACAGGGCCCTTATTGAAGGCAGCAATGAAATAGCTACGCTTTCAAAACACTTTAACCGTATGATTGAGCGTATTGAAGAGTATTACAATGTACTTGAACAGAAAGTGGCTGACCGGACAAAAGAAATTGAACAGCAAAAAGAAGAAATTACAGCACAGCGCGACTCTCTTGCAGATAAAAATCAACGCATTGAGGTTGCTTATAAGAAAATTGAAGAACAAAACTTACATATTACAGATAGTATTAAATATGCCGAGCAAATTCAAAAAGCACTGCTCCCACCGGAAAAAGTACTTTTGGATAGTTTTCCCGACTCATTTGTACTCTTTAAACCCAAAGATATTGTAAGTGGCGATTTTTACTGGACAAGACGCATAGAGGACAAGCGCATATTTGTTGCAGCCGACTGTACAGGTCATGGCGTACCAGGAGCATTTATGAGCCTGCTTGGCATATCATCACTTAACGAAATAGTTACAGCCGACAGCAGTGATGATGCCGCCAAAATACTCGATCGCCTGAGAAAATATATCAAAAAATCGCTCAGACAAACCGGAAAAGAAAAAGAGCAAAAGGATGGTATCGATCTGAGTCTTTGCATTTATGCCCCGGAAAAGAAAAAACTGCTTTGTGCAGGAGCCAACAATTCAATTGTACTGATCAGAGATAACGAAATAGAACTAATAAAAGCAGACCGTATGCCAATTGGCATTTACAGAAAAGAACACCCGTTTACCAACCATGAAATCGATGTTAAGGACGGAGACATCATATACATGTTTTCTGATGGATATCAGGATCAATTTGGTGGTCCGGAAGGTCGAAAATTCCTTGCTAAAAACTTCAGAAAGTTGTTGCTGAAAGTGCACGGGCTACCCCTGGAGCAACAGCGTAAAGAGATAGATATCACAATCAAAAACTGGATGAAAGACGAAGAGCAGGTAGATGATATTCTGGTAGTTGGACTAAAATTGTAA